From one Dermacentor andersoni chromosome 1, qqDerAnde1_hic_scaffold, whole genome shotgun sequence genomic stretch:
- the LOC126543295 gene encoding uncharacterized protein, with translation MAHSHRGPHPEGRKAGWKRELLPAGLPHLRRLQGDGGHCSGPTGLGGPCPWLPGRRADGFRRRRCTADEVCALEEAKACGDAVLLVLLEIKGAFDCLPHPVVQRALDLLGINGNLRHFISSFLEEPGVPQGSAVSPFLFDLALARLPAALPIDPHYPVNASIYADDIALWVRSPPHSHRSARSALQRALDTTAAYLSSISLAISASKTEAILLHPRAAARRTATRLHLEGVQLPWITEVTYLGLRIDHRLSWLPAVKTLHVQVLRVRKAVSQLLARGQGCTTRWALRLYDAAATSRLRYALPLMALPPSRLKKLELQHRAAIRLCLGAPRSSQVAATLAEAVAGPLSLLLLQQGLRHVDRLHHELPGVCKRRSPTCALQQTAASLLHEDHGGHLQVYVDGSVMPDTGSSTAACVVPALRKSRQCRLPDHATSAAAEAAGLHLAVDLLAEELPATQMTIYCDSKAALLSLQRPKKGQPWGRPALDKADGAPGDLQWLLAHVGIQGNEEADVLAKRAHPCVVPPSLAATANDFTSHRLRRHLLACHLDKRMSLGRPLRPLPQRGLARRETSLLLQLRISCCWRGARSHRHGLIASPSCASCGEPETLEHLLLACPAYLQQRGRLLQEFRRLGLPSARQEDILFPGRNELPALLSVVDEPRGTSSAPTEAGPSAAKSNNTQTLLLQGCVTVQKPRPDTRLPERRDPASTASEKEMEVDASTSVPAAPKNKA, from the exons ATGGCGCACAGCCATCGTGGCCCCCATCCTGAAGGCCGGAAAGCCGGCTGGAAACGTGAGCTCCTACCGGCCGGTCTCCCTCACCTCCGCCGCTTGCAAGGTGATGGAGGCCATTGCTCTGGTCCGACTGGACTGGGTGGCCCGTGCCCATGGCTTCCTGGCCGACGAGCAGACGGGTTCCGGCGGCGCCGATGCACCGCGGACGAGGTCTGCGCGCTCGAAGAGGCCAAGGCCTGTGGTGACGCCGTGCTTCTGGTGCTTCTCGAaatcaagggggccttcgactgCCTGCCCCATCCAGTCGTTCAGCGGGCCCTGGACCTACTTGGCATCAACGGGAACCTGCGGCACTTCATCTCGTCGTTCCTGGAGGAAC CGGGCGTCCCACAAGGGTCAGCGGTGAGCCCTTTCCTGTTCGACCTGGCGCTCGCCCGGCTgcctgctgccctgccgatcgaccCCCACTACCCCGTGAATGcctccatctatgcggacgacatcgccCTGTGGGTGCGAAGTCCACCACACAGCCACCGCAGCGCGCGCTCGGCCCTGCAAAGAGCCCTCGACACCACCGCTGCTTACCTGAGCAGCATTAGCCTTGCCATCTCGGCAAGCAAGACGGAGGCCATTCTGCTCCACCCAAGAGCAGCCGCCCGACGCACAGCTACCAGGCTGCACCTGGAAGGCGTCCAGTTACCCTGGATCACGGAAGTGACGtacctggggctgcgcattgaTCACCGGCTGTCCTGGCTGCCTGCTGTCAAGACCCTGCATGTCCAGGTCCTCCGGGTCCGCAAGGCAGTCTCCCAGCTTCTTGCCCGAGGACAGGGCTGCACCACTAGGTGGGCTCTGCGGCTGTACGATGCAGCAGCCACCTCACGCCTGCGATACGCCCTCCCACTCATGGCACTACCACCTTCCCGTCTCAAGAAGCTGGAGCTGCAGCATCGTGCCGCGATTAGGCTCTGCCTGGGCGCTCCCCGCAGCTCTCAAGTCGCTGCAACTTTGGCCGAGGCGGTAGCAGGGCCCCTGTCACTCCTCCTCCTGCAACAGGGGCTACGCCATGTTGACCGCCTCCACCATG AGCTGCCCGGCGTTTGCAAACGGCGCTCCCCGACTTGTGCCCTTCAGCAGACGGCTGCCTCCCTCTTGCATGAGGACCACGGAGGACACCTGCAGGTCTACGTTGACGGCTCGGTGATGCCGGACACAGGCTCGTCGACTGCGGCCTGCGTGGTGCCCGCCTTGCGGAAGAGCAGGCAGTGTCGCCTCCCCGACCATGCGACGTCAGCAGCAGCAGAGGCAGCAGGCCTCCACCTGGCTGTGGACTTACTCGCGGAGGAGCTGCCAGCGACCCAAATGACCATctactgcgactccaaggcggcactTCTCAGCCTGCAGCGGCCAAAAAAGGGCCAACCTTGGGGTCGCCCTGCTCTCGACAAGGCTGATGGCGCTCCAGGAGACCTGCAATGGCTTCTAGCCCACGTAGGAATACAGGGCAACGAGGAAGCTGATGTACTGGCAAAGCGCGCCCACCCCTGCGTGGTCCCGCCCAGCCTGGCAGCGACAGCCAATGACTTCACAAGCCACAGGCTGCGACGCCATCTGCTGGCCTGCCATCTGGACAAGCGGATGTCCTTGGGCCGCCCTCTGCGACCACTTCCACAGCGCGGCCTCGCACGCAGGGAGACCTCCCTCCTGCTGCAACTGAGGATTAGCTGCTGCTGGAGGGGTGCTCGCAGCCACCGGCACGGCCTCATCGCCTCTCCATCCTGCGCCTCCTGTGGGGAGCCCGAgaccctggagcacctcctgctggcctgccctgcttacCTGCAGCAGCGTGGCCGCCTCCTGCAGGAGTTCCGACGCCTGGGGCTTCCTTCTGCacggcaggaagacatcctcttccctgGTCGCAACGAGCTACCAgccctcctaagtgtcgtcga TGAACCACGGGGGACTTCTTCTGCCCCCACAGAGGCAGGACCCAGTGCTGCCAAATCCAACAACACGCAGACCTTGCTCTTGCAGGGCTGCGTTACTGTGCAAAAACCGAGACCTGATACACGTCTCCCAGAGCGTCGTGACCCCGCCTCCACCGCCTCTGAGAAGGAGATGGAGGTTGACGCAAGTACATCGGTGCCAGCGGCACCAAAAAACAAGGCTTGA